One bacterium genomic region harbors:
- a CDS encoding VanZ family protein translates to MRKIFLFLKMWLPVGLWCGIIFYLSSLPNLATPWGTWDIILRKIAHITEYGILAFLVWRAIFHSIKINLTKVYAWSGALSLLYAISDEIHQSFVPTRHGSIYDILIDAFGIGLILFFLIVRKKNVNR, encoded by the coding sequence ATGAGAAAGATTTTTCTGTTTTTGAAGATGTGGCTACCAGTGGGGTTGTGGTGTGGCATCATTTTCTACCTCTCCAGCCTTCCCAATCTTGCAACGCCCTGGGGAACCTGGGATATAATCCTCAGAAAAATTGCCCATATTACTGAATACGGAATACTTGCCTTTCTTGTGTGGAGGGCGATTTTCCACTCGATTAAGATTAATCTGACAAAAGTTTATGCGTGGTCCGGGGCGCTTTCCCTGCTTTATGCAATATCCGACGAAATCCATCAGAGTTTTGTTCCCACCAGACACGGGTCGATTTACGATATTCTAATAGACGCATTTGGGATAGGGTTGATACTCTTCTTTTTGATAGTGAGGAAGAAAAATGTTAATCGCTGA
- a CDS encoding endonuclease Q family protein produces MLIADFHIHSRYSRATSGEMNVREISKWAKVKGIDILGAGDFTHPHWLDELEEYLKPVSYGVYEYGGVHFFLTSEISCIYSQGGRVRKIHILVFAPSFEVVHKVNRELSRIGNLHSDGRPILGLSAKELAKIVLEASSECFIVPAHIWTPWFSLFGANSGFDDIEECFGELTSQIYALETGLSSDPEMNWALSNLDRFALISNSDAHSPANLGREANIFNCKIDYKEIVSAIKNKEKDKFLGTIEFFPQEGKYHYDGHRNCNVCLSPKETKSHNNICPRCGKPLTIGVMHRVYDLADREIGFKPQGAIPFKSFVLLKEVIGEVVGKTSKSAEVDKLYHYMIEKFGNEFKIMLEVPVDEIYKVHPKIAEGIARVRERKIKVSPGYDGIYGKVKIFEEEKKIEPEQISLL; encoded by the coding sequence ATGTTAATCGCTGATTTTCATATTCATTCTCGATATTCAAGGGCTACCTCAGGCGAGATGAACGTTCGAGAAATAAGTAAGTGGGCTAAGGTTAAGGGGATTGATATTTTAGGAGCAGGGGACTTTACTCATCCCCACTGGCTGGATGAACTTGAAGAATATCTTAAGCCGGTGAGCTATGGTGTTTATGAGTATGGGGGAGTCCATTTTTTTCTCACTAGCGAGATAAGTTGTATCTATTCCCAGGGGGGAAGGGTAAGAAAAATTCATATTCTCGTTTTTGCTCCCAGTTTTGAGGTAGTCCACAAGGTGAATAGGGAACTATCAAGAATCGGTAATTTGCATTCTGACGGAAGACCTATCCTGGGACTTTCAGCAAAGGAGTTAGCGAAGATTGTGTTGGAAGCTTCCAGTGAATGTTTTATTGTGCCGGCACATATCTGGACTCCCTGGTTTTCGCTCTTTGGAGCAAATTCCGGGTTTGACGACATAGAAGAATGCTTTGGGGAATTGACTTCCCAAATCTATGCTCTGGAGACAGGATTGTCCAGCGATCCTGAAATGAACTGGGCTCTCTCTAATCTGGACAGGTTTGCCTTAATTTCTAATAGTGACGCCCATTCTCCTGCCAATTTAGGAAGGGAAGCCAATATTTTTAATTGCAAAATTGACTATAAGGAGATAGTTTCTGCAATAAAGAATAAAGAGAAGGATAAATTCCTGGGCACTATAGAGTTCTTTCCGCAAGAGGGGAAGTACCATTATGACGGTCACAGGAATTGTAACGTGTGTCTTTCTCCCAAAGAGACGAAGAGTCATAATAATATCTGTCCCCGTTGTGGCAAACCTCTCACTATAGGAGTTATGCATCGCGTGTATGACCTTGCCGACAGAGAAATCGGCTTCAAACCTCAGGGCGCAATTCCTTTTAAGAGTTTCGTTCTTTTAAAGGAAGTAATCGGTGAGGTGGTTGGAAAGACTTCCAAGTCAGCAGAAGTGGATAAGTTATACCACTATATGATTGAAAAATTTGGTAATGAATTCAAAATTATGTTAGAAGTTCCTGTTGATGAAATTTATAAAGTTCATCCTAAAATTGCTGAAGGTATTGCCAGGGTAAGGGAGAGAAAAATAAAGGTTTCTCCCGGATATGACGGGATCTATGGAAAAGTAAAGATATTTGAAGAAGAAAAGAAAATAGAGCCGGAACAGATAAGCCTTTTGTGA